A single region of the Mercenaria mercenaria strain notata chromosome 6, MADL_Memer_1, whole genome shotgun sequence genome encodes:
- the LOC123548436 gene encoding E3 ubiquitin-protein ligase znrf2-like: MGAKQSTGTGSPRVRTYSSSGSQNGAGPHMSGASSRARARSLGSYTNPPPGLHIPVSNGSGPGAVGGSPDSDSSPDESAGVPHPQLQLQGLRNITHSLPLHLFALHGIKCPVCSKFIPPDDIECHLVVCLTKPRITYNEDVLTENKGECVICFEELDQGDTIARLPCLCIYHKGCIDKWFEKNRSCPEHPND; this comes from the exons ATGGGTGCTAAACAAAGCACGGGAACAGGATCTCCCAGGGTTCGGACATATTCTAGCTCGGGGTCACAAAATGGGGCTGGTCCCCATATGTCAGGTGCAAGCAGCCGGGCCAGAGCTAGAAGTTTGGGCAGTTATACAAATCCACCTCCCGGACTACACATACCTGTAAGCAATGGGTCAGGCCCTGGGGCTGTGGGAGGTAGCCCAGATTCTGACTCGAGCCCAGATGAATCAGCAGGTGTGCCACATCCTCAGCTTCAACTTCAAGGACTGAGAAACATTACACATTCACTTCCACTTCATCTGTTTGCTCTACATG gtataaaatgtcCAGTTTGCTCCAAATTTATCCCTCCTGATGACATAGAGTGCCATCTGGTGGTGTGTCTTACAAAACCAAGAATTACATATAATG aGGATGTATTAACAGAAAACAAAGGGGAATGTGTAATATGCTTTGAAGAATTAGATCAGGGAGATACTATAGCAAGATTACCATGTCTCTGTATTTACCATAAAGG TTGCATTGATAAATGGTTTGAAAAGAACAGGTCCTGCCCGGAACATCCAAACGACTAG